Within Coffea arabica cultivar ET-39 chromosome 4e, Coffea Arabica ET-39 HiFi, whole genome shotgun sequence, the genomic segment CAACAGAACAAATGGACGTGGGGAACAACTAAAAAGGGGTTGGGAACAGTGTATGTCCCATGCCATTTGGGGTTCTTTCTTAAGTCTCTTTTGTTCCTTCACTTGAAGCTATATCTGGACCCATGAGATGAGATGTCCCAAGAAAATGAAAGCTCTCCAATTTTTAACATGCATAAAATACAAATGACTGTTGCCACTTCGTGTCAATGCCTGCAGCTTTGAGATCATCACCTGTACAATGTTATTTCGCTCAAGTTTCTTGGTGCACCAATTTTCAAGCATACTTATTACTATAAAAAACGATTTGATTTCTTAACCGACGACACTGTTCTTCTAATACTTCAACTTACTGCTTTAGACAAAGAAGATTATTGGACTTTTATCTCCAGAAGGATGAATTCGACATTTTGAATCAAATCTCTTTTGtcttgaaatgaaatttttggtaTTGCAGGCTTTATCTTGAGAATGGTAACTTGAACCGCTTGCATCAATATGTACTTCCTTTAAAATTGTGGGAAATTTTCTAGCACAGTAGGATTAAATCTACACAAATACTCCCCAGGCATTAAAGATCCCTAAAAAGTGCCTAGCATGTGAGCAACAAGGCATGATACTCGGGAAAATGACAGGAATTTCGGAAAGGATGAATGCAATAAATGAAGCAGTATATGTTTTACTTTGAATGCTAAAGTAGCCTGACCACATAATGGGCAACTATTCTGGATACACGAATTACCTAACAACCGAACGAGACTCGTACATTTACACCGTCCAAAGCCTTGCATTCTCCCTTTATTTTAAAAGCGCAAGAAACATGTAGTATGTGGTTTATGAGCAGACCCCCTAAAGGCTAAAGCAAAGAAAGTTGAGAATTAAGAATCCTCTGGGTATATCCTGATCTAGGTATAACTGCAGTTTGGTTCTTTCTTACGTATTACTCCCTCTCAAAGTAGAAAAGCTGCATCCTTATTTATTTCATGGCGTTATGTTTTATTTGACATGACACAGAAGTGATGTACCCAGTAAAATTAATGAGGAAGGCGATAAAGAAAGAAGAAGTTGTTTCTCTCTAACCCACATTAAAACCAAGGGCACAACTCACATATTCTCTCAGTTGCACGTAGGGCTATAGGCATCTGTGTATTTGCATTTAAGACTAGCTTTTCATTGATGGCATGACCAGAGTAGTAAAAGTTGCATGTTCTCTTCTCTTGGTTAGAGGAAAAATCAAAAACATGTCCTTTCAAATTCAAGGAGACTTGGCTTGAGCGGTGTTTTTATGCTTTTTGTATGACACATCTCTCTTTCTTTTGGCAGCTTCTAGCTGTACTGGTGATGTAAAGTcaggaaaaataattaattggcTATTTAGATATCCAGGTGGTGAAATTTAATCCAGCTAAtaaaagagaataaaataaatagtcGGTTGTGTTGCTTTCAAAAGTATAAGAGAGGCATGTCTGTTGTTCATGATAGAGCTGTATTGGTCAGACAGGAGAAAGCACATGTGGTTTTCACAGGTGTTTTAGTTTAGTTCTTACGCTGATCACCACCTTGTATCTCTAAAACACTACTGTTTCTTGGTTGTTCTTCCAACCTTTCTTTTAGCCCTCAAAATGGATTCTTCCCTAGTTTTTGGAGGTGCAGAAGAATGCCACAGCAGTGAATCCGGGTGGACTATGTACATTGGCTCACCTGTGCAAGGTGAGGAGGATGATGATATTGATCCAAGTGGCTATGATGCTCATGGAGAATTTGATGGTTTAGCTGAAGAAAATCATAAAGCTAATCATCATGATGCAAATAGTGATGATTCTATGGCCTCTGATGCTTCTTCTGGTCCCAGTCATCGAGAGCAACCGTGGACGGCTGGTCGCGGAATAACTGAATACTACAAGGGGCATGACGCCAATGTTGATGGAAAACATTGCTCCAGCCACAAAAGCAAGAAGGCGGGAGTCAAGAAGAATAGGCATGAGAAGAAGAATAAAGAGAAGGATGAGGCTGAAGTTGCTGCAAAGGGAGTCAAGTATTTTACACAAGGTAGTAAGGTGAGGAAAAATCTAGGATGTGGGAAAAGAAACTAAATGAACTGAAATCTCCATATCCTTCTTGCTGTGTCAGCCATCAATAGCAGAAGTTATTTTGAAGCCTGTAGAAATTAGAATCCTGGCATGAGCTTAAAATGTTTCCAATTAGATATGTTAGCAATTTTTGTACTTTGGCCATGCgataaatatattaatttttagcaCATGCACAAGTGCATGATTTTAAGTAAAGTATTCCATTATTATGCTTGAGAACAAGACACAAGCATAAGCTATTTGCATGTACTTGAGCAGGCGGGGGAAATGAGAATCTGATTGGAAAATCTCAGAATATTATTGCATCTCAAATAAGATTTCTTAATCGTATGATTTATTTTGTCTATGGTTCTCATGGTTGTATATGATTAATGCAGACATTAGAAACGATTAGTCAACATCAGCTGTAAAAAGTTATTTTAAGTTAAAAAAACAACAGGTTGTTGATAAATTCCATCCATGTAAGTTTGAACTTTGAACAGGCATAAACTGAAAAGCATCTACAGGTGTAGCCTCCACAACATCAAATTTTGTGTAATCATATGTCTGTGTGCTTGAGGGTGTTTCTTTTGCTTGGACAGAATGACCAGATCGATGAGAGAAAAGGAAGATATGCAATTCTATGATTTGCTCTCCAACAAATCTAGAGAAAGAATGTTTGGAAGACATCCTCTAAATAAATTTTAAGCCAAAAGACATCAGCTAATTAAAGGTTAACTCGAAATTCTTGAACGTTTCTTTTCTTGTCAGCAAATGATAATCCTTCCGTTGATCAGCAAGATAACAAAGGTGGTCAACCTCTAAAGGAGAGATCTAAGATCAAGGAAAGAAAGCAATACAATTCCTAACTCCGCAAACATCTCAGATCAATCCCTTATTCCCGCATCAATTCCCAGTTAGAAATTCTTGCAGCATTAGTTCTCTCATTTCATCTTCTTATATTTCAAGAGGGATATTTTAGCTGATTTAAGACAAGTTTATGAGCATCAACCAGCCGTGAACAACTATAGATATATTGATCAGGCAAAATTTGCTCTATGGAAAATGCAAATAATTGACTGAGCTACGCTTTCTCAACAGTCATTCACTTAAGTAGGCTCAGAAGCCATTGACAAAGTTGTGCACTTAAAATTTGCAGGACTTTCAGCATTTTCCTATGCCATATTGCCAACATCGCTGGTAACTTGATTAGCTAGCATCAAGAAATGAATGGACAATCAACAAAGGGACTAATAAAACATGCGATATTAAGGAAGAAAGAGAACCAGAAACCAACCTACACCGTCCCTCTACCATTGATGAGTAGGCAGAAAAGATGGAACAAGCCACTCATATTTGCTAGCTTGTACACAGCAACATGTATCCCGGAGATGTGACTATCTTAGacacttattattatttttttattacaaaCAAGGTGTTATAGCCTGAAAGGCACATCAACATAGGTGACTTGAGGGGTTGGACCAAAATTAACACCATAAAATGAAGATTTAAATTACAACATTTATGTACAGCCTGTCTACAGGGTGGCAAGCACTCTCTGAGAAAAATGGCCTCACTTAATTAAGCTACGAAGAGATTTCTGTAGCATAGAGTCTAACTAGTTAGTACTCGTACTATCACTTCACAGAGTTTTCAGCCCTTGTAGCATATAAAGACTAATTCCTGAAATTAATCTTGTGATACCAATAAATTATGCCGGTTGTATAAACTACGAATTCAACTTAGCTGATTAATGGAAACAATTCCTTGGGAATTTCAGCTAAAAGGCAGCAGATGAAAGGTGGTCACTGATTTTGATTGTTGAATAATAATTTGTTGTAAAACTTATAATCCTGTGATCCATCTGCAAAACtgcagaagaagaaaatggaacTATTAACCAAATTGTCTGCAGTGCAGCTCTCGTGGGACATATTTTGGTCTGGGACATGCAACATTCCTGGACAAAGTCAAGAAAGAGTCATGTGATCACTAATCTTTGTTCTTTTCCTAACCTTGACAATCATTCTTGAGGGGGAGGTGGACAGAGAGAATGACTCGACTAAATCATACAAAACTATCCCGTCTCTTTCCTGTGTCCACACTCCCTCGTGCATGTTTCCCTATATACGTTGAAGGGAATCATCACAGTTTTAATCCAGCCATAATTGGCATTTCGCACCAGCGCTATTAGGAGTTGAGGACAAAAGTAATTGCCCATGGCCCATGGGCTCCATCAATTCCGTTGTATAAACTGAAGAACAAGCAGAATTTTATCTGGTGTTGATATTAATTCCATCACTAAATACATGCTTTTGTGAATTGTTAATTTTTATGCTTTCCAAGAATGTTTTCTTGGCAGGTTGTAGCACTAAGGCCCAATGGATACGCAATTGTAACACTAGTAAAGTTGTGGGCTTCTTGAGCAAGTGTGAGGCTGAGTGATAATACTTAAGCTCGTGTTTCCTTTTAATGTTAAAAGATTAAAGCTAATGTTGAATCTTTAGGACAAAATGTGTACTTATAACTACCATTCACCAGCATTTCATCACCAAGCATCTATAGACTATAAGGCCAAAATTCTTGAATCCAAGATATAAGGTCACAGGTCTGATTAAGGCACTAGTGTCTCAAATTGTTCAGAGCAATGCAGGTGAGGTGGCATCAAGATTCAAGAGAATGAATTAGTGGGATAATCACTTTCTAGCAAACTATTCTGTTAAATTTAATCTCCTTTAGATTTAAGCCTTGGCCTAGCCTGCACTTCAGTCTCACTTGAGGTCTTCAGGTTTGTCATTGTTGCCTGAAAGTTCAGCCTTAAGGAGTACTAAGGCGGGGTTTTACCGGGCTAATGAAGTTTGGATCCAAACGAACTTCCTCTTCTTTGATTAGTTGTGACAACATCAAAAGATGAAACAAGAAATACATGAGAGTAACTTTGCAACATTTATACTATGGCTTGCCTGTAGACAAAGACTCAGCACAAAAGATAGACTTTGCTCATCGGGTGTGAATGTAGATCCATTAACTGGTTTTTGTTCTGCAGCTTCTGAATCTCCAagtcattttttttccctttatccTTTCTCTGCTTATATAGGGGAGGAAGTGCAAAGTACTTGTTTAGTTTTCAGGAAAGCTATTGGACTGGGAACATGCAATTGATGGTTCAACGTTGCTCCAAAGACTCTTTTGCTTGCTATGTTTGAAGAGTAGCTTTTGCAGCTGTCGCGTACCATGTTTGGCATAGCAGAAATAAACAGGTTTTTCAGCATGTGCTTTATCCTCCCGAATCTGTCATTCAAACTATCCTGAGGGATTTGAAGGGTATTAGTTCAGGTTGGAGAAAACTGGAGAAAAGTTCAGTGAATACCAATCTCTGCAGTGATTTAGGGGTTCCTACTCAATTATCTGATGGCAAACTTTGTTTCGAGATCCTAGAGATAGCTACTGCAACGTTCTTACTGCCAATTTTGACGTTAGTTAGGCTCATTTGTATAGTGGTATACTTTTAGGTTCCTTTTCCATACATATTGCTGTTCTTGTTTGAGGGTTCTGCCCCAAACCTTGTGTCCTCCATTTGCTTATCAATGAGAAAAATGAGCTTACCAAATAAAATAGACTTTGCAACATGTGTCTTTCTACGTAGATGAGGTTGAGAATGAAAAATCTAGAAAGTCAACAGTACTGATATTCTcttatttgtttgaaaaaaatcaGAATTTCTCCAGTGGAAATTAACATAATTCCAAGAAGTTCTGACCTCATTGAGAAGCTATATATTATGCTTATGCATTCATGTCTCGAATATCCTCAACTACCTACTTCACTGTGCATCTCTGTTGTGTATATTCGACCTGGTCACATTCTTAATACAGCTTGGACGAGCAGTAACTGTTTCTACAAGGTCATACATCAGGACCTGGAAAAATACAAACAGGAAATTATTCATGTCCTGTTTCTACGGGTTTTGACAATGACATATTGGATTGACTTGAATGCATCTTCTCTTGACTTACAATTTTTCCAGAGTCTTTACCAGAAAATTATAAGGAaagaaaacaacatataaaCAGGGACAGATTCACACTACCACAACATATAAATAGACGACTTCTATTTCTTAAGCAGTGGGACTTAGCAATCAATACTCCATAAGCCCCCCTCCACTTGCGTACGGTATGTAGACCACAAAGCAGCATTTCAGTCAACCATCATCTTTTTCTTTCGTTTCTTGTGTTTGGAATTCCTACAATTAAAGTCAAATTCACACTACCATAACATCACCTTATGGTGAAATGATGACAAACATAACATGCGAACAAGACTTCCTCCTAGAAAACACTAATATGCATTCGCCCCAAACCTCCCAAGGAATTGCGTATATGGTTTCATACGTTATGATTTCAGGTTGATCCTGGTTCTTAATGCTTGCGAGCGCAGGCAGATGCAGGTCTCaaggtaaaaagaaaaaaaagggtaaaatttaCCCCTTGAAAAATGCACTGCACCACAAATAAAAGAAAGCAGATCACAATATCAATAGAGCTTTGATGGGACAAACGTTCTTCATTCCACAGAGGccctctttaaaaaaaaaaaaattctgaaatttgcatTGGGTGAAAATATTGTAACCATCTTCACTTCCATCTGAGCTAGGTTACCATTATAAATAGGAGGCCATGCCAATGAAATTACACGAGATTTTCGCATAATCCTTAGCTTCTTCCCTGACTGACAGCATGGCCAGTGACTCACTTCAATATTTTCTCTTTCTAGTACTCATATCTCAGGCTATAAACCCTTGGATTCAACAGGGTTTTTGCACTGAAAATTCGAGGGACAGATGCAATGAAATTGAGAGGAAATCAATGCTCCAATTTAAAGAAAGTCTCAGTGATCCTTCAGGGAGGCTGTCTTCTTGGACTGGAGAAAGCTGCTGTACATGGAAAGGAGTGACCTGTGACATCAAAACAGGACATGTTGTCAAGCTCAATCTCCGAAATCCCTTTCCACAAACCTTTGATCCAACTCCAGAAAGCTTTGATGGCAATGGAATGGTCTACGAACTAAGCGGTAAGGTCAGTCCTTCTTTAGTCAATTTGCAACATCTGAGTTATTTTGATCTAAGCATGAACAATTTCCAAGGGACTCAAATTCCGGGATTCCTTGGATCCCTCACAAGATTGAAATATCTCAATCTATCTGGTGCATCATTTGCTGGCAAAATTCCTTCAAGTATTGGAAACTTATCGGGATTACACTATCTCGATCTCAATTCTTACACTGATGAACCTGTTAAGAATGACATCCAATGGTTGTCTGGGCTTTCTTCTCTGAGGTATCTTGATTTGGGAGGCTTGGACCTTAGCCGGGCTTCATCTCATTGGCTTCCGACAATCAACATGCTTGCTTCTCTTTCAGAGTTGCATTTATCCCAGTGTCAACTCCTGAATCTTCCAAATTCTCTTCCATTTATCAATATCACATCCCTTTCTGCACTTGACTtatccagaaacaatttcaactcTACCATGCCAAACTGGTTGTTCAACCTAAGTTCCCTCACAGACCTTGATCTGTCCTCAAATTATGGCATCAGAGGTCAATTATCCAGGAATCTTGGAAACCTTTGCAAATTGAGAGCACTAAATCTCAATAGTAATAACATTTTTGGTACACTAACGGAAGTCATTGATGGCTTATCCGAGTGCACCAATAGTAGCATGGAGACATTGGACTTGACCTTCAATCAATTAAGTGGAAATATTCCCAATTCACTGGGCTTCCTCAAGAACCTGCGAAGTCTTCGACTTCGAAATAACTCATTCACAGGTTCAATTCCAGACACAATTGGAAACTTATCATCCTTGGAGCAACTATATCTCTCATTCAACCAAATGAGTGGGGCCATTCCTGAGAGCCTGGGAAAACTCGTGTCCTTAGTTTATTTGGACCTGCATGAGAACTCATGGGAAGGAGTCATAACAGAAGCCCATCTGATCAACATGTCCAGATTAACGGAGATATCAATTGGTAAACTTTCAGAAAATATTTCCGTGGTGTTTAACATTAGTCCTGACTGGATACCACCTTTCAAGCTCAAATTTGTCCAAATTCAGTCATGCCAACTCGGCCCGAAATTCCCAACTTGGTTGAAAAATCAAGATCAGCTGAAAAATCTAATAATTAACTTTGCAAGGATTTCAGATTCGATTCCAGAATGGTTCCTACGGCTGGGATTGCACTTGGATGAACTTGATCTAGCATACAACAACTTAAGCGGGATGCCACCAAATTCATTGCAATTCAACCTCGGATCAAATGTGGACTTGAGTTCCAACAGCTTCAAGGGGCCCCTCCCACTCTGGTCATCTAACCTGACTACTCTATATTTAAGGAATAACTCTTTCTCTGGACCAATTCCACGAGATATTGGTATGGTGCTCCCACTTCTGACAGACCTTGATATCTCCAGGAACTCACTAACTGGTGGCATTCCCTTGTCAATAGGTAACATGACAAGTTTGACAACCTTAGTCATCTCAAATAATAGGTTGTCTGGTGACATCCCAGACTTTTGGTCTAATATTCCAGATCTTTACATTTTGGACATGTCAAACAACAGCTTGACTGGTAGAATACCAACATCTATAGGCTCTCTTAGCTTCGTCAAGTTTTTGATACTTTCAGGGAACAATCTTTCAGGAAAACTACCTTCCAGCTTGAGAAATTGCACTTCTACTTTCAGTCTTGATCTTGGTGACAATCAATTATCAGGACGCCTTCCAGCCTGGATTGGGAAAGACATGCCGTCCCTTTTGATTCTTCGGTTGAGGAATAATTCCTTGACAGGAAACATTCCCTCTAGCATTTGTGCCTTGTCTTCTCTTCACATCCTAGACCTCTCTGAAAACAGACTGTCTGGGATCATTCCTACCTGTTTGGGAAATTTGAGTGGCTTCAAAGCTGGGTTAAAAACTGAAGATACGGAGCCATATGAAGGGCGCTTGCAGGTGGTTGCCAAAGGAAGAGTTCTCGTGTATCAATCCACACTTTACCTAGTAAACAGCATAGATCTCTCAAGCAACAAATTCAGAGGCAACATTCCTGCTGAACTCACAAGCCTGTTTAGATTGGGGACGTTGAACTTGTCAATGAATGGCTTAACTGGGCCAATCCCAGAAACCATTGGGAGATTGGAAAGGATTGAAACTCTTGACTTGTCAATGAACAAACTCACAGGGCGTATTCCACAAAGCATGGCTGCTTTAACTTTCTTGAATCACTTGAATTTGTCATCCAACAATTTGTCAGGTCGAATTCCGACAGGTAATCAGTTTCAGACCCTCACTGATCCATCAATCTACGAGGGTAACATTGCACTTTGCGGAGATCCACTACCAACCAAGTGCGAGAACAGTGGAACCAAACCTTACCCTGGTGGCAATGTTGACGAGGATGAGAATGAAGAAGATGATCTTGAAAAGTTGTGGTTCTTTCTTGTTGTGGGGCTGGGATACTTTCTTGGCTTCTGGGGTGTTTGTGCTAGTTTGATACTGAAGAAAAGCTGGGGAGATGCCTACTTCAACTTTCTTCTGGGATTAAAAGACAGGATTTTTTATCTTGCATTTGCCAAATGGAGGAAGGCTTGAACATTGAAATTGATTGCATGGAGAATATATGCCTGAATT encodes:
- the LOC113742139 gene encoding receptor-like protein EIX2 — translated: MASDSLQYFLFLVLISQAINPWIQQGFCTENSRDRCNEIERKSMLQFKESLSDPSGRLSSWTGESCCTWKGVTCDIKTGHVVKLNLRNPFPQTFDPTPESFDGNGMVYELSGKVSPSLVNLQHLSYFDLSMNNFQGTQIPGFLGSLTRLKYLNLSGASFAGKIPSSIGNLSGLHYLDLNSYTDEPVKNDIQWLSGLSSLRYLDLGGLDLSRASSHWLPTINMLASLSELHLSQCQLLNLPNSLPFINITSLSALDLSRNNFNSTMPNWLFNLSSLTDLDLSSNYGIRGQLSRNLGNLCKLRALNLNSNNIFGTLTEVIDGLSECTNSSMETLDLTFNQLSGNIPNSLGFLKNLRSLRLRNNSFTGSIPDTIGNLSSLEQLYLSFNQMSGAIPESLGKLVSLVYLDLHENSWEGVITEAHLINMSRLTEISIGKLSENISVVFNISPDWIPPFKLKFVQIQSCQLGPKFPTWLKNQDQLKNLIINFARISDSIPEWFLRLGLHLDELDLAYNNLSGMPPNSLQFNLGSNVDLSSNSFKGPLPLWSSNLTTLYLRNNSFSGPIPRDIGMVLPLLTDLDISRNSLTGGIPLSIGNMTSLTTLVISNNRLSGDIPDFWSNIPDLYILDMSNNSLTGRIPTSIGSLSFVKFLILSGNNLSGKLPSSLRNCTSTFSLDLGDNQLSGRLPAWIGKDMPSLLILRLRNNSLTGNIPSSICALSSLHILDLSENRLSGIIPTCLGNLSGFKAGLKTEDTEPYEGRLQVVAKGRVLVYQSTLYLVNSIDLSSNKFRGNIPAELTSLFRLGTLNLSMNGLTGPIPETIGRLERIETLDLSMNKLTGRIPQSMAALTFLNHLNLSSNNLSGRIPTGNQFQTLTDPSIYEGNIALCGDPLPTKCENSGTKPYPGGNVDEDENEEDDLEKLWFFLVVGLGYFLGFWGVCASLILKKSWGDAYFNFLLGLKDRIFYLAFAKWRKA
- the LOC113741249 gene encoding uncharacterized protein, translated to MDSSLVFGGAEECHSSESGWTMYIGSPVQGEEDDDIDPSGYDAHGEFDGLAEENHKANHHDANSDDSMASDASSGPSHREQPWTAGRGITEYYKGHDANVDGKHCSSHKSKKAGVKKNRHEKKNKEKDEAEVAAKGVKYFTQGSKVRKNLGCGKRN